One part of the Sphingobacteriia bacterium genome encodes these proteins:
- a CDS encoding heavy metal translocating P-type ATPase: MGNLIRIRPGEKIPVDAIIIEGNSSIDESMLTGESMPVYKNIGDKVIGGTLNGNGSIIVKAVRIGKETVLAQIVEIVSKAQKSKMQIQKLADLTSAYFVPIVIIIACPCALGLAIPMSSMAATGKGAKLGILIKNASSLKLLTKIDTIVVDKTCTLTEGKPKLTLIKSLGEYNESKLLYLAASLEQNSEHPLAAAIVNAAKEKNINLAKVENFQSITGQGVIGSIEEVDISFGNLKLFNEEVNNIVQIDKLAFEMRSDGQTVMFFGVEGKIEALFCTADPIKSSAYNAIKDLSQNNINIIMLTGDNFTTALAIAKKLQIDNVEAGVTPARKAEVIKDLQLQGKIVAMAEDGINDAIALAQANVGIAMGNGTDIAIESAGITLLKGDVGGIIKAYKLSKATIRNIKQNLFFAFIYNILGVPLAGGILYPWFGVLLSPIFASIAMSFSSLSVIVNSLRLKNFRLG; encoded by the coding sequence ATAGGTAACCTTATTAGAATTAGGCCAGGTGAGAAAATACCAGTGGATGCCATTATTATAGAAGGTAACAGTAGTATAGATGAATCTATGTTAACGGGCGAATCAATGCCTGTATATAAGAACATAGGAGATAAAGTTATAGGCGGAACTCTGAATGGTAATGGTAGTATAATTGTTAAAGCAGTACGTATAGGTAAAGAAACAGTACTTGCACAAATAGTTGAGATAGTATCAAAAGCTCAAAAAAGTAAAATGCAAATCCAAAAATTGGCAGATTTAACATCAGCTTATTTTGTGCCAATAGTGATAATCATAGCATGTCCTTGTGCTTTAGGGCTGGCCATTCCTATGTCGAGTATGGCTGCTACTGGAAAAGGAGCTAAATTAGGAATTTTAATTAAAAATGCTTCTAGTTTAAAGCTACTCACTAAGATTGATACTATAGTGGTTGATAAGACGTGTACTTTAACTGAAGGAAAGCCTAAGCTAACTTTGATTAAATCTCTTGGTGAATACAATGAAAGTAAATTGCTCTACTTGGCAGCAAGCCTTGAGCAAAATAGTGAGCATCCACTGGCTGCGGCAATTGTTAATGCCGCAAAGGAAAAGAATATCAATCTAGCGAAAGTAGAAAATTTTCAATCAATTACTGGGCAAGGAGTAATAGGATCAATTGAGGAAGTAGATATCTCTTTTGGTAATCTAAAATTATTTAATGAAGAAGTTAACAATATAGTACAAATAGATAAGCTAGCTTTTGAAATGAGAAGTGATGGCCAAACTGTTATGTTCTTTGGAGTTGAAGGTAAGATAGAAGCATTGTTCTGTACTGCGGATCCTATTAAATCTTCGGCTTATAACGCGATAAAAGATTTAAGCCAGAATAATATTAACATTATAATGTTAACAGGTGATAATTTTACTACTGCTTTAGCTATAGCTAAGAAACTACAGATAGACAATGTAGAAGCGGGAGTTACCCCTGCCCGTAAAGCAGAAGTTATTAAAGACCTACAGCTTCAAGGTAAAATTGTAGCTATGGCAGAAGATGGTATTAATGATGCTATTGCCTTAGCTCAAGCCAATGTAGGAATTGCCATGGGAAATGGTACTGATATAGCTATAGAAAGTGCAGGTATTACCTTACTTAAGGGTGATGTTGGCGGTATAATCAAAGCTTATAAACTTAGCAAAGCTACTATTCGTAATATTAAGCAAAACCTTTTCTTTGCTTTTATTTATAATATACTTGGAGTACCTTTGGCAGGAGGTATTTTATACCCCTGGTTTGGAGTATTGTTAAGCCCAATATTTGCAAGTATTGCAATGAGCTTTAGCTCGCTATCAGTAATAGTAAATTCGCTTAGATTAAAGAACTTTAGACTAGGATAA